CACCCACCAGACTGTGGTAGTACTTTGTTATCTCTCCTGCTTGAAGAGCGTTTTTGGTGGTTGAAGAGCATTTCTGGTGGCGTTGATGTAGTCTTGTGTTATCTCTCTTGCTTGGTCACCGTACCTGCAAAAAGGAGAAGACGATATCAACGACACTATCATCTGGCGGCATCAATCGATCATTACTGCGCAAAAAATTTTGGTTACGACTAGTTGTTgctgaagcaaaaacatttgaaaTTTTGAAAGCATGGATGCAATGGAGTGCATGTACATTACTTGTGCGTTAAAACTGAAGTTGTGACAACTGATGATGTTTGCATCACGTTCTTGCCAGATACCTCAACAGCATCCCATACTTTACTTGAACCATTTAGCAAGTAAGAGCCAGCTAATAATAATATGTGATGCAACAACGGTTACGCATATCAAATCTCTTGAACTAATACAAATATAGTTCTGATCATACATTAGCTCTTAGAACtgttttagatttttatttaaatTCAGGCATCTTAACCCAGTGCATTCTATAATAGTAGTACCCTAAATACTTGGTGGTTTCGTAATGCGACTATTAATCTAATCCATCTTTAGAACAATAAATTCCATTTTTGTTCGGAACAGAATCATTGACTACTGGAGAGTGGCACTAAGATTCTGTTAAAATGAAAATATGCACTAAAATTTGGCCCAAAATTACCTTTTGCaactcttcaaatctcttggttgtAGCAGACAGTGAGGTATCAACCTACTCCCACCTGTGAGAAATAGCTCCCCTCACCTTCTTAGCATATGACTAGTAAATTTTGTTGAGGAAAAAGAAGACAGAAGGGTATCTATCATTACTAACCTGCATTGGAGTATAGAAAGTTTATGATTAGTAACAGATCTAAGACAATGCAGCGAACCAGAAAAAACAACTCACTGTATGTTTGAGGCAAATCAGGGGAACTATTAGCAACAGGAATACTCAGCCGCCCACTCAGAATATTTTTTTATCTCCAACGAAATTCAACGGCTCCAACAAGTAAATAAACCTTGAATAAACAAACAGTACATCGAGTTCTAAATCAAACAAACAAATTAATGGCTAAGTGACGGCTACTACAGCTCCATTTGGTTAATTGTAGTGCTACATGAGGACGAATGAGTCACATCAAGCAAAATACTAGTATAGAACAATATTCAAACAAGAAGTATGATGGCAATTTTAGCGAGACAATACAGCTAAACCATCAGCATTCTTCATACACAGGACGAACGGGTAGTATTCTTCATACACAGGACGAACTGGTAGTACTACAATTACCTGAACATACCAACTGATACACACTAGGACAGAGCAGTAACTCCAGCCTTAAAATCTGAATTCTTCCCAATTGGCACATACGCGGGAGAAACCTAGAAGCAACAATTCTAAAACGAATGGAGCGAGGGTAGGGGGTTTGGGGGAGGGGATCTGAGCGGGCGGACAGACCTGAGTGTGCGGGGTGGGTTGGTGCCATCGCTGCCGTGGGCGAGGCTCCCCTTGAGCAGGCCCCGAGCTCCCTGTACTCCGCCGCCTGGTGCTGCTGCTGGCCCAGCGCGGCCGCGGCCACCGTCGCATGGAACTTCGCCCTTCCTCCGAACATCTGGCaccgcacctcctcctcctcccgccgccgccgctccctcaCCGCCAGAGTGAGAGGCGCCACCGCGCCTGAAACCCTAGCCGCGGGGGAGGGCTGCTGGTGGGCACGAGCGTTGAATCCAGCAGGAGGGGAGAATGTAGCGGAGGGAGGCAAAGCTCCGGAGCATGCCTGGCGGTGGCAGGAGTCGCTGGAGCGAGGCGAGACGGCTGGCGTATGTGGCTGCGGCGGCGAGGAGTCGCAGGACAGAGAGAGATGGGGATGGGATTGCACGGTTGTTAAAAAACCCAATACTTAGTAGCAGCGCCGGGTTTATATCCCTCGTCACTACTATGATCTGTCCCGAGGGACACGTGAAGATCACTTAGTAGCAACATATGTTTATAGCCCAcgttactactatcaacttagtagtagcacgggttttatacccctcgctactactatagCCTATCCCAAGGAGCACGGCGAAgaccactgtcaggaccccgattctaagtcacaccgatctagcctgtaagacctcatatcactttgcggcctcgcgcacggtattcccacgggtgtcgctttaccatggcccgggaccgtttgcgccttttggctcacgtatatgatagtgtcgctagcatccatatgacagagaatcctggccgacatggctagtcgtgaacccaaagcggcgctaacttacggggacgggcatacatgaatcaacatcgagcatgtcggtcagcagcgtgtgaatccgggctgtagcactgggctaacaggactccgggaacccgggctgtagcaggctaggcaggactccggatgtcaccgcgtgacatttccccgaagggacagacacaggaacaaagtgaaacacatgccggccagtctaggtgttccggagcagtagtgctgggctagcaggactccggtaaaccgggctgtagcggactaccaaggctcagtggagacaccagACTacgtttccccataagagaggctgccaaggataaacaactagattgtcggatcccacacataccaagcatttcaatcatacacacaatatgctcgatatgtgcaaatacaacatgtcatcacaacaagactctacgactcagagtatttattcattaggctccgaggagccaagtattacaaacatgggtctcatgacccaacatacagagcatacacgcaacaagcacatgcgaaaacttaacttgtctgagtacagacaactacaaatgaaaaaaagctgagaagcctgactaactacaagaccctcccaaggtacaagctcgtagctgaggttacaagctaaacgtcgaagtccatgcggaactactagcgagactgaagtctctctgcaaaaacataatttaagaaaacgtgagtacaaatgtacccgacaagacttacatcagaactaactacatatgcatcggtatcaacaaagggcctggtggagtttaactgcagcaagccagctttgactcagtggctatcctataatacgaccgcaagtaactctttgaggtggcgcacacaagtccacatattcaccatatcaatacaccactatggatccgctcccgtctccctacgagaacgccatccatagcactcacgcttatcttgcgcattttagagtatccactttcacttgtctatgaactgttataggcaacccagaagtcctttactgcggacgcggctattcgaatagatgatgttaaccctgcaggggtgtacttcttcacacacgctctcaccacttatcgccgtttacacgacatgtactcggcaaccttcaaggggaagcccagcgagggtgtcggccacggcctacctaaacactcaagtctctagtccaggtttatcgcctattcaggtcccatccgcagggagtccggccgatgtttccacatacggccccgaacgatgtgtacagggttccgcaacaccaaacgggcgcccagcatacctggccacgtgcctaccgcatcacagcccacccctcgggtcagcgctgcgcacggcctccatgtaacactccggatgtaactttccatatttgtaactccaactcttgccatttttggctatgtgttatgatattcccttcgtgatcgggttttgtctttcgtcttgttttttttcatgtcatgcatttcatatcatgtcatcatgtgcattgcttttgcatatctcatgcatccgagcattttccccgttgtccgttttgcaatccggcactccaatctcctccggcgcacccctcttgttttctttcatgaacgggtgtcaaacgttctcggaatggaccgaggcttgtcaagtggccttggtataccaccgggagaccaccggtcaagtttcgttccatttggaggtcgtttggtactccaacggttaaccgggtaaccgcaatgtccgtctgtgtgttgcagcaaaacccctctctaaacagtccaaaacccaccaaactctcttccatgctctaggtcgttcgatcaagatcgtgtgggcgaaaaccgcacctcatttggactctcctaactccctctagctatatatttgCATCCTCTTCCGAAAtacattcgcagtccaaccctaaaaatcgccctccggcgccgccggacgtgtccgtacgtCGCCGGACAAATCCGCCGCCGCCCGGCAGCCACTCCATGTCCGCCACGTGGCGcgtccgccgcccccgcgccgccggcccgccaggcccgccgcggGCCCCCGAGCCCGTTCGCCGCCTCGCCCGCTCCCTCCGCCTCCCGCTGCCCGCGCCGGCCGCCCCCGCCGCCACGCCgtcctcgccccgccgcctcgtcgccggcccccgcgccgcctcgcctcctctccctccgatgccggccgccgcctccctccctctGCGGCCATCTTCCTCGTCGAGCTCGCGAGCTCCCGATCCAATCTGAGAACGTGCGTTGACCTTTCTCTTCTCCCCAAAATTCACCAAGTCTTTATATTTTTACAGTATGTAgccatgttcatagcatcataactctctgcatatagctccatttcgcgcgtgtaatatatcgaaattttCGCTTCGTGACGCTCTTCATTtttttccattgcaccatgttcattagggttcatattgatgcccaaatctctgctgcaagagtgctacttgctgttatctgctgttacttagcagaacttggagatttgttatttttgtatcatttaatctgtgcatcttatgggcatgagctctacatgtgttttgttgtatgccatgccatctttctagtggtgtatgccatgtatttttttgatctctgtggtgactagcacaagcatgcaaactaggccccgtaatgtttttgatttcagggacagtgatttctcgaAGTCCTTgtttgctgttattttgttgccatgtaaaattgaggctatagagagatccatgcatattttggagatattcactaaggacgttttgtagatattattgtaattgatccattcctgcctttgtttgcaattatggagtgccatagcatgacccaatcttgctctacttttgctataaaatatttctggcagattgcttacgtgttattcaattttggcaagcttgttgtagttgatccatacatgctatgtacttgctcttgccatggatagctttataaacttgccatattgctgtaggtatgcttgttttgtcatgcattgctttgtggtgagtgcatcaaactCACCAAGATGTCTGagatctgttaacggaacttgctatgtttacatggttgccatcatatcttgtcctttttggcttatggtcagtaagggacttttgtcatatgcatttagtagaataatttcatgccttgtttttccatgttaagttcctgtagcatgttgttttcgtgctctgaacattgctacctgatgctgttttctgccatgtccagtaatttcaccaagtctgtgaacctgatatcttgtgcacttttgtcatgcttgtttgaacctgttatgttgtgatctagccgtagctcagtgttcatcttttgtcaagaatcgcctgtagattactgccatatgctttgttgctacgttggagtgctgtagcattgctaATTATTGCATTTTAattgctatcatgctgttaatcgcagattcgtgtcattcttgttttgcttgccatttgcaaaccgtgcatccgtttccggtgatctttatatcgatttcgaccaaaatcatctcatctttccagtggcatgcttggtttgccaagttactgccttgttcatcatttttcttccggagcacgcatatgcatcgcatatcatattttgcatatcattcatgtattgcatcctgttgcttgtgcattttctcGTGATTGAATGTGGtttcattgcttgtgttcttgtcttgggtagagccgagagacgagttcgtgaacgaggaacttgttgagtacgcttacgaggatcaagctttcgacaactctgagaaccttgcaggcaagatgaccatccctcgaaatcacttctatctttgctttgctagttgttcgctctattgccatgctgcgctacctaccacttgctatatcatgcctcccatattgccatgtcagcctctaaccctcctttcctagcaaaccgttgtttggctaagttaccgcttttgctcagcccttcttatagcgttgctagttgcgggtgaagttgaagtttgttccatgttggaacatggatatgttgggatatcacaatatctcttatttaattaatgcatctatatatttggtaaagggtggaaggctcggccttatgcctggtgttttgttccactcttgccgccctagtttctctCATACcgatattatgttccttgagtttgcgttccttacgcggttgggtgatttatgggacccccttgacagttcgccttgaataaaactcctccagcaaggcccaactttggttttaccatttgccacctaagccttttcccccgggttttcgcgagcccgagggtcatcttattttaacccccgggccagtgttcctctgagtgctggtccaaactagagcaccgtgcgggaccgtcccttggcaacttgggttatgttggtacctgtatgcttcgctcatccgttgtgccctgataacgagatatgtgcagctcctatcgggatttgtcggcacattcgggtggctttgctggtcttgttttaccattgtcgaaatgtcttgtaaaccgggattccgagactgatcgggtctttccgggagaaggtttatccttcgttgaccgtgagagcttatgatgggctaagttgggacacccctgcagggtattatctttcgaaagccgtgcccgcggttatgaggtagatgggaatttgttaatgtccggttgtagagaacttgtcacttgacccagttaaaatacaccaattgcgtgtgtagccgtgatggtctcttctcggcggagtccgggaagtgaacacggtttgagttatgaatgacgtaagtaggagttcaggatcacttcttggtcactactagatgacgaccgctccgttgcttctcttctcactctcatttgcgtttgttagccaccatatatgcttagtgcctgctgcagctccacctcatttcaccatcctttccgataagcttaaatagtcttgatctcgcggatgtgagattgctgagccctcgtgactcacagattctaccaaaacagttgtaggtgccgacgatgccagtgcagatgatgggatcgacctcaagtgggagttcgatgaggaacgtgggcgttactatgtgtcttttcctgatgatcagtagtggagcctagttgggacgatcggggatctagcatttggggttatcttattttcattggGATTTGACTGTAGtcagtctatgtgtgtattttggatgatgtatgaattatatttatgtattgtgtgaagtggcgattgtaagccaactctctatccattcttgttcattacatgggattgtgtgaagatgacccttcttgcgacaaaatcacaatgcggttatgcctctaagtcgtgcctcgacacgtgggagatatagccgcatcgtgggcgtaacaagttggtaatcagagccatccccgacttaggagccccctgcttgatcgaattgctggcgttgttgagtctagaacaaaaatgttttgagtcttaggattatatatatcggagagtaggattctttttactcctcagtcccttcgtcgctctggtgaggtctcctgacgtagaagttttgactcttctctcctcaaatttcacaaaaaaaaattaagatcacgcgggtatcttggaatcattccgatggttttgtgacgagaacattgttcttggtgcctcctgacatttaggggttgtggcagtgtcccggggagttgagctccgaggtgttgtcgtcacaattttatcgttgcagttctggaatacctgagtttcgccgacatcgaaatctcttttatgcagttgttggtgagatcacctcgacgccacccagtactggggcgggagtttgggagtattcccataactcgtataacggatgcttttcgaaggttgaggtacacgatttccgaaggtttcttggttatgtgttgccggatggatacagctggatctagggattgttagtttgggtgatatattttgtgtcccctgtatccccaacaccagattgcataaccagaaagtttcgggagtttataagtgggaattcaagtagctcttaggatatgtttccgacagacgcatgatatgagattggggttcgacgtctagtggtccgcctgtacacggttggttttacagtggtctcgtagtgtcttaaagagtccttggctatgccgactaggggacgcttcgtatgtcatgtgcacagccttgtacatgatggtgatgtacgatcgagcccgtgtgggccccaccacgaaaacttcggacgaaatctctgtcatatgtttgttccggctcattctgcaagccaatactttgttttgttttcaactgtggtattcgagttgcttcgaagtcaaatgttgattccatatttttttttctaagtggcttctcaacttatggaagtgtgatgatttactatggcattcattcgttcatcttcgttcgaatgtttattgtgaagactatatgttgcaatttctatccgttgattctacttatctatttgtctatcaagatgataacggatgtcaccctctttaggatggctccgccaacgcgtcagaatccggatcacaatgaagggagtcaggcgaaccctccgccaccacctccgcctccggaggcatggcaagctatcatggcagccaccaacgccaatgctcagatgattctacaactcttgcaagaacgcacccaagggcaaggcaatcaaggaaatcaaggtcaaggcaacaatcagcctcactttgctacactcaaccagtttctcgcaaatcagcccaagtctttcagctactgtgccaagGCCACGGAtcccgatgattggctcgtggacatcaacaagcattttgaatgtagcaatgtcaggcctgaggactatgtcaagttcgcttcttttcagctcaaggaccaagctgcggattggtttcagcaatacaaagattccaggggaggtcgtgtgatcacttggactgacttctgccgggacttcagagctcaccacattccacagagtgttgttgagagcaagcgtgaggagttccgcaatctcaagcaaggcaacatgtctgtgtatcaattcaacatccagttttagaaacttgctcgcttcgctaaacaagacgttcctgatgaaaagagcatgatctatcacttcagaggtggccttagagaggatctgcagttagatctcgttcttgttgagcctactcagtttgatcaattctataatatggcactgaagaaagaggctgctcagctcaagtgtgaggcttctaagaagagagtcagagacgcagttcagtcttcttcttcctcacttgtggctgctaagcaacagaagttctggttgcctcctcctcctccgtttcgtcagccttaccagcagaagaacaaaggtggccatggttcttccaactcttccaactctggctatcagaacaagtctcagaatcaagctccaaagtccaatgctccttatcatcgtccactctcagaggtgacttgcaacaagtgtcagcagaaaggtcactatgctaacaagtgcttcaaccaaaggcgtcttccgcctcctcctcctgtcagatcttccagcaatgcagtggtcaagcataatccaaagtctgcaaaggtgaacatgatgaatgcagctcaagcggaggaatctactgatgtgataatgggtaatctctcagttaatgatattcctgcaaaagttctttttgatactggtgcatcgctttgtttcatgtcaagaccgttttttgccaagcatgaattcacttggtcttatctggataaaccattgggtgttgtttctccggggaagtcaatgagagccaactcgatagttccggatgtttccatcaagatgggaaactataaatttctgtcttctccagttgttcttggtgactcggatattgatctaattctcgggatggactggctttctaagcacaaggctcaacttgattgtgcttccagggaaattcaattgacacactcttctgaggatgtgattatttatgccgctcgtgatgaaaccattcggttattttctcttaatgagaagggcgaattgaatgccatctctcaaattctagtcgtttgtgagtatcaggatgtctttccagaagagcttccgggtatgcctcctcaccggccagttgagttcgttatcgatcttgagccgggcactgaacccgtttgcaagcgtccatacaagcttggacccaaggagctgaaggaattgaagaaacagctcgatgaacaagagcgtctgggtttgattagaccgagttcatctccatggggttgtggtgttctttttgtccagaagaaggatggcacggaccgactttgtgtcgactaccgtccattgaacaagaagacaatcaagaacaagtatccacttcccaacatcaatgagctattcgagcaactcaaaggtgctaaagtattctccaagcttgaccttcgtatgggttatcatcagattcgcattcgtgaagaagatattcccaagacagcattcagaacaagttttggttcttatgaatatactgtcatgtctttcggccttgtcaatgctcctccagtattctctcggatgatgaatttcatcttcaacccctataccaatgaattcgtcctgatgtatctcgatgatatattggtcttctccaagaataagaaggaccatgccaaacatttgcgattggtgctcgacaagctcagagagtataaattctatgcgaagttctccaaatgtgagttttggctcgatgaagttctttaccttggtcacatcatctctgccaagggcatcgctgttaaccccgagaaggtgtccgcaattgtgaattgggaacctcctcagaatgtcaagcagctccgcagttttcttggtcttgcaagctattgccgaagattcgttgagaatttctctaagattgcaaagcctctttccaacctcctccagaagcatgtgaagtatgtctggtctcctgagtgtgacgttgctttcaacactctcaaagagaaactagtcacagctcctgtcttaactcctcctgatgaatccaagccatttgaagttttctgtgatgcttctctccatggtctcggtgctgtgttaatgcaagagaagaaagttgtggcctatacctctcgtcagttgaagccaaaTGAGAAGAACtatcccactcacgatcttgagttggcagcagttgtccatgcattaataacgtggagacatctcttgttgggaagacaagtggacatattcaccgatcacaagagtctcaagtatatcttcactcagcccaacctcaacctcaggcatactcgatgggtcgaaatgattcaagagtacaatctgagtattgaatatactccaggcaaggccaatgtcattgcagatgctttaagtaggaaggcttattgcaacagcttaattctcaagccattccaatcggatctttgtgaagctttccgcaagctgaatctccaagttgttcctcaaggttttcttgccaacctcatagtctctcctactttggaagatcaaattcgtgaggcacaacttcttgatgccatggtgaagaaggtgaaacgtggtatcgacaagggtctttccaaatacaagtgctatcgcattgatgacagagacactttattcttcgaggaccggattgtggttcctaagggtgatctaaggaaagtcattatgaatgaggcgcacaattctcttctttccattcatcctggaagtacgaagatgtaccatgacctcaagcagtcgtattggtggactcgaatgaagcgagaaattgctcaattcgtgaatgaatgtgatgtctgtcgaagagtgaaagcagaacagcaacgaccagctggtctcctccaacctcttgctatcctagaatggaagtttgatcatatcgaaatggacttcgtgactggttttccaaagtccaagcgtggaaatgatgctatcttcgttgtcattgacaagctttttaaagtggctcatttccttccaatcaaagaatccatcacagcagctcagttggcagagctatacacttccaaaattgt
This window of the Triticum aestivum cultivar Chinese Spring chromosome 5D, IWGSC CS RefSeq v2.1, whole genome shotgun sequence genome carries:
- the LOC123119927 gene encoding uncharacterized protein, which encodes MFGGRAKFHATVAAAALGQQQHQAAEYRELGACSRGASPTAAMAPTHPAHSGGSRLIPHCLLQPRDLKSCKRYGDQAREITQDYINATRNALQPPKTLFKQER